In the Flavobacterium acetivorans genome, one interval contains:
- a CDS encoding PepSY-associated TM helix domain-containing protein — MNKKTFRNLHRDLGYFYIGLIVSFALSGLMMNHREHWHPEKYTIETKAIEVQLPAEDEITEKYVKNLGKELGIDDKFRRHTIKKENLKISFEKHDVEIDINTGKGEVVAFLKTPIISQTMKLHKSTSNFWIYYSDIFALSLIIIALTGTIMVKAGKFSFKERGWKLALAGIIFPLIFLFLLG; from the coding sequence ATGAACAAAAAAACTTTCCGTAACTTACACAGGGATTTAGGTTACTTCTATATTGGACTTATTGTTTCCTTCGCTTTATCAGGTCTTATGATGAATCACAGAGAACATTGGCATCCTGAAAAATACACTATTGAGACTAAAGCGATCGAAGTACAACTTCCTGCTGAAGACGAAATCACCGAAAAATATGTTAAAAATTTAGGAAAGGAATTAGGCATCGATGATAAATTCAGACGTCATACGATTAAAAAAGAAAACTTAAAAATCTCTTTTGAAAAACACGATGTCGAAATTGATATAAATACGGGAAAAGGAGAAGTTGTCGCTTTTTTAAAAACGCCAATCATTAGCCAAACCATGAAATTGCATAAAAGCACTTCTAATTTCTGGATTTATTATTCTGATATTTTTGCCTTGAGTTTAATTATCATCGCTCTAACTGGAACGATAATGGTAAAAGCCGGAAAGTTCAGCTTCAAGGAACGCGGCTGGAAACTGGCTTTAGCCGGAATAATTTTCCCTTTGATTTTCTTGTTTTTGTTGGGCTAA
- a CDS encoding flavodoxin reductase: MKNYTVKTKSVVHLTHDVLRIVLEKPKDIAFNPGQATEISINKEGWKDKKRPFTFTSLPKDDFLEFTIKTYPTHQGVTNELLKLKTGDELILHDVFGDIGYTDEGIFIAGGAGVTPFISIFRNLESQNKIGNNKLIFANKTKQDIINEEEFNRLLGKNFINILSDENRNGYDHGFITEDFLKSKIDSHAHKFYVCGPPPMMDAIIKQLHNINIEDKDIVKEAY; this comes from the coding sequence ATGAAAAATTATACCGTAAAAACAAAGTCTGTAGTACATCTCACACACGATGTGCTTCGAATTGTGCTCGAAAAACCAAAAGATATTGCATTTAATCCAGGCCAGGCAACCGAAATTTCAATAAATAAAGAAGGCTGGAAAGATAAAAAACGTCCTTTCACTTTTACCTCCTTACCCAAAGACGATTTCTTGGAATTTACCATTAAAACCTATCCCACCCACCAAGGAGTTACCAATGAATTGCTAAAACTTAAAACTGGCGATGAGCTGATTTTGCACGATGTTTTCGGAGACATCGGCTATACCGACGAAGGCATTTTTATAGCCGGTGGTGCCGGAGTCACTCCCTTTATCTCGATTTTCAGAAATCTTGAATCTCAAAATAAAATTGGAAACAATAAATTAATTTTTGCCAACAAAACCAAGCAAGACATTATTAATGAAGAGGAATTTAACCGATTACTTGGCAAAAATTTCATCAATATACTCTCAGACGAAAATCGCAACGGCTATGATCATGGATTTATAACCGAAGATTTTTTGAAATCAAAAATTGATTCACACGCCCATAAATTTTATGTTTGCGGCCCACCGCCCATGATGGATGCGATTATCAAACAGTTGCACAATATCAATATAGAAGACAAAGACATCGTCAAAGAAGCCTATTAA
- a CDS encoding valine--tRNA ligase, whose product MTIPAQFDAKTTEDKWYDYWMKNNYFHSEPDHRTPYTIVIPPPNVTGVLHMGHMLNNTIQDVLIRRARLKGFNACWVPGTDHASIATEAKVVAKLKAEGINKNDLTREEFLKHAWDWTDKYGGVILDQLKKLGASCDWERTKFTMDPDMSASVIRSFVDLYNKGLIYRGYRMVNWDPEAKTTLSDEEVIYEEQQGKLYFLKYKIEGSEEFLTVATTRPETIFGDTAICINPNDERFTHLKGKKAIVPICGRVIPIIEDEYVDIEFGTGCLKVTPAHDMNDKTLGEKHNLEIVDIFNEDATMNSFGLHYQGKDRFVVREEIAKELEENGALAKTEIHLNKVGTSERTKAVIEPRLSDQWFLKMEDLVKPAIQSVLVDGDIKLHPKRFENTYAHWLNNIRDWNISRQLWWGQQIPAYFYGDGKEDFVVAETIEEALKLAQEKTLNFKLEIKDLKQDADALDTWFSSWLWPMSVFGGIMDPESEDFKYYYPTNDLVTGPDILFFWVARMIIAGYEYTGKKPFTNVYLTGLVRDKQRRKMSKSLGNSPDPLDLIEKFGADGVRVGLLLSASAGNDIMFDEELCNQGKGFTNKIWNAFKLIKGWEVSDAIAQPESSKVAIEWYEAKLQQTLLEIEDNFEKYRISDALMAIYKLVWDDFCSWFLEMIKPAYQQPIDSLTFAKAIEMLENNMKLLHPFMPFLTEEIWQLLAERTPEEALIVSTWPEMKPFNADLIADFENTIEVISGIRTIRKDKNIPFKDAIELKAINNDKASTYFDAVVTKLGNITSLEYVSDKVDGALSFRVKSNEYFIPITGNIDVAAEIEKLTAELVYTQGFLKSVQNKLSNEKFVNGAPEKVLANERQKEADALAKIETIEHSLAGLK is encoded by the coding sequence ATGACTATTCCTGCACAATTTGACGCCAAGACTACTGAAGATAAATGGTACGATTACTGGATGAAAAACAATTATTTTCATTCGGAGCCAGATCATAGAACTCCTTATACCATTGTAATTCCTCCTCCTAATGTCACTGGAGTTTTACACATGGGGCATATGTTGAACAATACCATTCAAGATGTCTTGATTAGAAGAGCGCGTCTAAAAGGTTTCAACGCCTGCTGGGTTCCTGGTACAGATCACGCTTCGATTGCAACAGAAGCAAAAGTGGTAGCCAAATTGAAAGCCGAAGGAATCAATAAAAACGATTTGACACGCGAAGAGTTTTTAAAACATGCTTGGGATTGGACAGATAAATATGGCGGTGTAATTTTAGATCAGTTAAAAAAACTAGGTGCTTCTTGTGACTGGGAACGAACTAAGTTTACCATGGATCCAGATATGTCAGCTTCTGTAATTCGCTCTTTTGTTGATTTGTATAACAAAGGTTTGATTTATCGTGGGTATCGAATGGTAAACTGGGATCCGGAAGCCAAAACTACTTTGTCTGACGAGGAAGTAATTTATGAAGAACAACAAGGAAAATTGTATTTCCTGAAATACAAAATAGAAGGAAGCGAAGAGTTTCTTACTGTGGCCACAACACGTCCGGAAACTATTTTTGGAGATACTGCGATTTGTATTAATCCAAATGATGAACGTTTTACTCACTTGAAAGGCAAGAAAGCGATTGTGCCTATTTGTGGTCGCGTGATTCCAATTATCGAAGATGAATATGTGGATATTGAATTTGGAACTGGATGTTTGAAAGTGACTCCGGCTCACGATATGAACGATAAAACACTTGGCGAAAAACACAATTTGGAAATCGTTGATATTTTCAATGAAGATGCAACAATGAACAGTTTTGGTTTGCATTATCAAGGAAAAGACCGTTTTGTAGTTCGTGAAGAAATAGCCAAAGAATTAGAAGAAAATGGCGCTTTGGCAAAAACTGAAATTCACCTAAATAAAGTAGGAACTTCTGAAAGGACCAAAGCGGTAATTGAACCTCGTTTATCAGATCAATGGTTCTTGAAAATGGAAGATTTAGTTAAGCCGGCAATCCAATCCGTTTTGGTTGATGGTGATATTAAATTACACCCAAAACGTTTCGAGAATACTTATGCGCATTGGTTGAATAATATTCGCGATTGGAATATTTCCCGTCAATTATGGTGGGGACAGCAAATTCCGGCTTATTTCTATGGTGACGGGAAAGAAGATTTTGTAGTGGCTGAAACTATTGAAGAAGCATTGAAGTTAGCACAAGAGAAAACTTTAAACTTTAAACTTGAAATAAAAGATTTAAAACAAGATGCTGATGCTTTGGATACCTGGTTTTCTTCTTGGTTGTGGCCAATGTCTGTTTTTGGTGGAATTATGGATCCTGAAAGTGAAGATTTTAAATATTATTACCCAACAAATGATTTGGTTACCGGTCCGGATATTTTGTTTTTCTGGGTGGCCAGAATGATCATTGCCGGTTATGAATATACAGGTAAAAAACCATTTACAAATGTATACCTCACTGGTTTGGTTCGTGACAAACAAAGACGCAAAATGTCTAAATCGTTGGGAAATTCACCAGATCCTTTGGATTTAATAGAGAAATTTGGTGCTGATGGTGTTCGTGTAGGTTTGCTTTTGAGTGCTTCTGCTGGAAATGACATTATGTTTGATGAGGAATTGTGTAACCAAGGAAAAGGCTTTACCAATAAAATTTGGAATGCTTTTAAACTGATCAAAGGTTGGGAAGTGTCGGATGCAATTGCACAACCGGAATCTTCAAAAGTAGCCATTGAGTGGTATGAGGCGAAGTTGCAACAAACGCTTTTGGAAATCGAAGATAATTTCGAAAAATACAGAATTTCAGATGCCTTGATGGCTATTTATAAATTGGTTTGGGATGATTTCTGTTCTTGGTTCCTTGAAATGATAAAACCGGCTTACCAACAGCCAATTGACAGTCTGACTTTTGCGAAAGCGATAGAAATGCTGGAGAACAATATGAAATTGTTACATCCGTTTATGCCATTTTTGACTGAGGAAATTTGGCAATTATTAGCCGAAAGAACTCCAGAAGAAGCTTTGATTGTTTCTACTTGGCCAGAAATGAAACCATTTAATGCTGATTTAATAGCTGATTTTGAAAACACAATCGAAGTAATTTCAGGAATCAGAACGATTCGTAAAGACAAGAATATTCCGTTTAAAGATGCGATTGAATTGAAAGCAATCAATAACGATAAAGCGTCGACTTATTTTGATGCTGTCGTAACTAAATTAGGGAATATTACTTCATTGGAATATGTTTCGGATAAAGTGGATGGTGCCTTGTCTTTCCGTGTAAAATCGAATGAATATTTCATCCCAATTACAGGAAACATTGATGTTGCGGCAGAAATTGAAAAGTTGACAGCTGAGTTGGTTTATACACAAGGATTCTTGAAATCAGTTCAAAATAAATTGTCTAATGAAAAATTTGTAAATGGTGCGCCGGAGAAAGTTTTGGCAAACGAAAGACAAAAGGAAGCTGATGCTTTGGCTAAAATTGAAACTATCGAGCACAGTTTGGCTGGATTGAAGTAA
- a CDS encoding DUF1573 domain-containing protein codes for MRKIATLLAIVLFSSIGFAQKGAKIEFKVQNNTIDYGKISKGSDNGIRAFEFTNTGDAPLIIVSVQSTSNLTILSAPKDSILPGKTAKIEIKYNMSAPGPIRKTITVESNAINYEEGRIPLKIKGEIIAN; via the coding sequence ATGAGAAAAATAGCCACATTATTAGCAATCGTGCTCTTTAGCAGTATCGGATTTGCCCAAAAAGGTGCTAAAATTGAATTTAAGGTACAAAATAATACTATCGATTATGGAAAAATAAGTAAAGGCAGTGACAACGGGATTCGGGCTTTTGAATTTACCAATACCGGTGATGCTCCATTAATCATTGTTTCCGTGCAATCAACATCAAATTTGACCATCCTTTCCGCACCGAAAGATTCTATCTTACCTGGAAAAACGGCCAAAATTGAAATTAAATACAATATGTCGGCTCCTGGACCAATCCGTAAAACAATTACTGTGGAATCTAATGCTATAAATTATGAGGAAGGCCGAATCCCCTTAAAGATTAAAGGGGAAATAATTGCCAATTAA
- a CDS encoding PDZ domain-containing protein: MRKLILLFFVLVAVLPASAQDEFQFKNGIDKVKIPFQLINNLIFIPIKVNGTQLTVLLDSGVQETILFSLEEKSAVSLKNTEKISLRGLGSEDAVEGLKSEGNLVEVKGMESKQHLLYIILDPSFNLSSHVGIPVNGIIGYSFLKHNLVSIDYVKKQLIVYKDNPKNRRKIEKNSIKSSISIEKAKPYIKTTMVIDSVPIAAKLLIDIGNSDAIWLFQKISDKIKVPKKNFEDYLGKGFSGDVLGKRARISEFTMADFKFAKPIAAFPDSSSIKHVTMVSERLGSVGGEILKRFLIVFDYSNGFMYLKKNKEFYSPFHYNKSGVEISHVGMQWVKETVRLNTTKIFMNGSEDKEDSNASEFKYKFDLKPVFEIANIRKESPAEISGLQKGDIIISINKSPAYKYTLQQINMLLRSEDNKWITLEIERNGKSYVFKFQLIDIL, encoded by the coding sequence ATGAGAAAATTGATCTTGCTTTTCTTTGTCTTAGTTGCCGTCTTGCCTGCTTCGGCTCAGGATGAATTTCAATTTAAAAACGGAATTGATAAAGTAAAGATCCCTTTTCAATTGATTAATAATTTGATTTTTATTCCTATAAAAGTAAATGGGACTCAGTTGACGGTTTTGCTGGACTCAGGTGTACAGGAAACTATTTTATTCAGTTTGGAAGAGAAAAGCGCGGTGAGTCTTAAAAATACTGAAAAAATAAGCCTGCGCGGTTTGGGAAGCGAAGATGCCGTTGAAGGCTTGAAATCGGAAGGGAATCTGGTCGAAGTTAAAGGAATGGAGTCAAAACAGCATCTCTTGTATATTATTTTGGACCCCAGTTTTAATTTATCGTCTCATGTAGGGATTCCCGTAAATGGGATTATTGGTTATTCTTTTTTAAAACATAATCTGGTTTCAATCGATTATGTGAAGAAGCAACTCATCGTTTATAAAGACAATCCGAAAAACAGAAGAAAAATTGAGAAGAATTCTATAAAGAGCTCAATTTCTATCGAAAAGGCAAAGCCGTATATAAAAACCACGATGGTGATAGATTCGGTTCCTATTGCGGCCAAATTACTAATCGATATTGGGAACAGTGATGCGATTTGGCTTTTTCAAAAGATTTCGGATAAGATAAAGGTTCCCAAGAAAAATTTTGAAGACTACTTAGGTAAAGGTTTTAGCGGAGATGTATTGGGCAAAAGAGCGCGAATTTCAGAATTTACTATGGCTGATTTTAAATTTGCCAAACCTATTGCCGCTTTTCCGGATTCCAGCTCCATAAAACATGTTACGATGGTTTCTGAACGGTTGGGTTCAGTGGGAGGTGAAATTTTAAAAAGATTCTTAATTGTTTTTGACTATTCTAATGGATTTATGTATTTGAAAAAAAACAAGGAATTTTATTCTCCTTTTCATTATAACAAAAGTGGAGTTGAAATTAGCCATGTGGGTATGCAGTGGGTCAAAGAGACAGTGCGTCTCAATACGACTAAAATTTTCATGAACGGGAGCGAAGACAAAGAGGATAGTAATGCTTCGGAATTTAAGTACAAATTTGATCTAAAACCTGTTTTTGAAATTGCAAATATTCGAAAAGAATCGCCAGCAGAAATTAGCGGTTTGCAAAAAGGAGATATTATAATTTCTATTAATAAAAGCCCAGCTTATAAGTATACCTTGCAACAAATCAATATGTTATTGAGGTCTGAGGATAATAAGTGGATAACTTTAGAAATAGAAAGAAATGGAAAATCGTATGTGTTCAAGTTTCAACTTATTGATATTCTATGA
- a CDS encoding pyridoxal phosphate-dependent aminotransferase yields the protein MPKISNKGKQMPESPIRKLVPYSEIAKKKGHKVYHLNIGQPDIKTPEVAMNAVKNFDIKVLEYSHSAGFESYRTKLSQFYKNQGLPINVEDIIITTGGSEALLFAMGSTMDQGDEIIIPEPFYANYNGFSTASGVKVVPVISSIETGFALPPIADFEKLITPKTKAILICNPGNPTGYLYSKEEIMQLADLVKKHDLFLIADEVYREFTYDGDIHYSVMNIPGLEENAIMIDSVSKRYSMCGARIGCIVSKNKELMATAMKFAQARLSPPTFAQVASEAALDTPQSYFDEVITEYKDRRDTLIAELNKIEGVKVATPKGAFYCIAELPIENADDFAQWLLESYDFNGETVMVAPAAGFYSTPGVGLNQVRIAYVLKKEDLISAVHILKEAIVAYNSK from the coding sequence ATGCCAAAAATATCCAATAAAGGCAAACAAATGCCTGAGTCTCCTATTCGTAAATTAGTTCCTTATTCGGAAATTGCCAAGAAAAAAGGACATAAAGTATACCATTTGAACATTGGTCAACCCGACATAAAGACGCCGGAAGTAGCCATGAATGCCGTAAAGAATTTTGACATAAAAGTATTAGAATACAGTCATTCGGCTGGTTTTGAAAGCTACAGGACTAAACTATCCCAGTTCTATAAAAATCAGGGATTGCCAATCAATGTAGAAGATATTATTATCACAACAGGTGGCTCTGAAGCCTTGCTTTTTGCTATGGGAAGCACCATGGATCAAGGTGATGAGATCATTATTCCTGAACCATTTTATGCGAACTACAATGGTTTTTCGACTGCTTCTGGCGTAAAAGTAGTACCTGTTATTTCTTCTATCGAAACTGGTTTTGCCTTACCTCCAATAGCTGATTTTGAAAAACTAATTACACCAAAAACTAAAGCAATCCTTATTTGTAATCCAGGAAACCCAACCGGTTATTTGTATTCTAAAGAGGAAATCATGCAATTAGCCGATTTGGTAAAAAAACATGATTTGTTTTTAATTGCTGATGAAGTTTACAGAGAATTCACCTATGATGGTGACATCCATTATTCAGTGATGAATATCCCGGGACTTGAGGAAAATGCTATTATGATTGACTCTGTTTCAAAAAGATACAGTATGTGTGGAGCCAGAATTGGTTGTATTGTTTCAAAAAACAAGGAACTTATGGCTACGGCAATGAAATTTGCTCAAGCAAGATTAAGTCCGCCTACCTTTGCTCAAGTAGCAAGCGAGGCTGCTCTAGACACTCCTCAAAGCTATTTTGACGAAGTAATTACTGAGTACAAAGATCGCAGAGATACGCTTATTGCTGAATTAAATAAGATAGAAGGCGTAAAAGTAGCCACACCAAAAGGAGCCTTTTACTGCATTGCTGAACTTCCAATTGAGAATGCAGATGATTTTGCACAATGGCTTTTGGAAAGTTATGATTTCAACGGTGAAACCGTTATGGTAGCTCCTGCGGCAGGTTTCTATTCTACGCCTGGTGTAGGTTTAAACCAAGTCCGAATTGCTTACGTATTGAAAAAAGAAGATCTTATCAGTGCGGTTCATATTTTGAAAGAAGCTATTGTTGCTTATAATTCGAAATAA
- the folE gene encoding GTP cyclohydrolase I FolE: MINREESHDEIGDNHIGSCAQNPLRKDAFDLSDDEKIESIKKDVKNILLTLGMDLTDDSMKGTPNRVAKMFVKEIFGGLNPDRKPKASTFDNNYKYGEMLVEKNIIVYSTCEHHLLPIIGRAHVAYISNGTVIGLSKMNRIVEYYSKRPQVQERLTMQIVQELQNALGTEDVACVIDAKHLCVNSRGISDIESSTVTSEFGGKFKEAQARREFLDYIKLETKF, encoded by the coding sequence ATGATAAATAGAGAAGAATCACATGACGAAATAGGAGACAATCATATTGGTTCATGCGCACAAAATCCATTAAGAAAAGACGCTTTTGATCTTTCAGACGATGAAAAAATAGAAAGCATAAAAAAAGATGTCAAAAACATTCTGCTTACCCTTGGAATGGATTTGACAGACGACAGCATGAAAGGAACACCTAATCGTGTTGCTAAAATGTTTGTAAAGGAAATTTTTGGCGGCCTAAATCCGGATCGAAAACCAAAAGCATCCACATTTGATAATAATTACAAATACGGCGAAATGTTAGTTGAAAAGAACATTATCGTCTATTCTACTTGTGAGCATCATTTATTACCAATCATAGGAAGAGCTCATGTGGCTTATATTTCTAATGGAACCGTGATTGGACTTTCTAAAATGAATCGAATTGTTGAGTATTACTCCAAAAGACCTCAAGTACAAGAACGATTGACAATGCAAATTGTTCAAGAACTACAAAATGCTTTAGGAACAGAAGATGTTGCTTGTGTTATCGACGCAAAACACCTTTGTGTCAATTCAAGAGGAATCAGCGATATTGAAAGCAGTACGGTAACCTCTGAATTTGGCGGTAAATTTAAAGAAGCCCAAGCTCGACGAGAATTTTTGGATTATATCAAATTAGAAACAAAATTCTAG
- the cysS gene encoding cysteine--tRNA ligase → MPLYNNQTLKIYNSLSGEKETFVPIHEGNIGMYVCGPTVYSNVHLGNVRTFMSFDVIFRYLLHLGYKVRYVRNITDVGHIVDDVDEGEDKIAKKARLEQLEPMEVVQRYTVDFHEILKAFNFLPPSIEPTATGHIIEQIEIIKKIIDKGIGYEANGSVYFDVVKFNETNHYGKLSGRNIEDMLANTRDLDGQSDKRNPQDFALWKKAEPQHIMRWPSPWSDGFPGWHLECTAMSTKYLGNHFDIHGGGMDLKFPHHECEIAQNEACTGQTPVNYWMHANMLTLNGKKMAKSTGNNILPREILTGENTILSKAFSASVARFFMLQAHYRSILDFSDDAIVAAEKGYKRLMEAMDVLKQINPSAKSSLDIAAWKQACYDAMNDDFNSPILIAQLFEGVRFVNLLNDGKESLNAIDLETFSAAMHAFVFDVLGLEDEKVADNSNDKLEGTINMLIGMRNQARADKNFALSDQIRDQLIALGIQLKDGKEGTSFSI, encoded by the coding sequence ATGCCATTATACAATAATCAGACTCTAAAAATATACAATTCTCTTTCAGGAGAAAAAGAAACTTTTGTACCTATTCATGAAGGCAATATTGGTATGTATGTTTGCGGGCCAACGGTTTACAGCAATGTTCACCTTGGGAATGTGAGAACTTTCATGTCATTTGATGTTATTTTTAGGTATTTGTTGCATTTGGGCTATAAAGTGCGCTATGTTCGAAACATTACTGACGTAGGTCATATTGTAGATGATGTGGATGAAGGAGAAGATAAAATTGCCAAAAAAGCCAGATTGGAACAACTGGAACCTATGGAAGTAGTACAACGCTATACCGTTGATTTTCACGAAATCCTAAAAGCATTTAACTTTTTACCTCCCAGTATCGAGCCTACAGCTACTGGGCATATTATTGAACAAATTGAGATCATCAAAAAAATTATCGACAAAGGCATTGGTTATGAAGCCAATGGTTCTGTTTATTTTGATGTGGTGAAATTCAATGAGACCAATCATTATGGCAAGCTAAGCGGGCGAAACATTGAAGACATGCTTGCCAATACCCGCGATCTTGATGGTCAATCAGACAAAAGAAATCCTCAGGATTTTGCTCTATGGAAAAAAGCCGAGCCGCAACACATTATGCGATGGCCATCACCTTGGAGCGATGGATTCCCGGGTTGGCATTTGGAATGTACAGCCATGAGCACCAAATATCTTGGAAATCATTTTGATATTCACGGTGGCGGAATGGACTTAAAATTTCCACATCATGAATGTGAAATTGCTCAAAATGAAGCTTGCACAGGACAAACTCCAGTGAATTATTGGATGCATGCCAATATGCTTACCTTAAACGGTAAAAAGATGGCAAAATCTACCGGAAACAATATCCTGCCAAGAGAAATTCTAACCGGAGAAAATACGATTTTAAGTAAAGCATTTTCTGCATCTGTAGCTCGATTCTTCATGCTACAGGCGCATTACAGAAGCATTCTTGATTTTTCGGATGATGCCATTGTAGCAGCCGAAAAAGGATACAAAAGATTGATGGAAGCAATGGATGTATTGAAACAAATCAATCCAAGTGCTAAAAGCTCACTAGACATCGCTGCCTGGAAACAGGCTTGCTATGATGCCATGAACGACGACTTCAACTCCCCTATTTTAATCGCTCAATTATTTGAAGGCGTTCGATTTGTTAATCTATTAAATGACGGTAAAGAAAGTCTGAATGCAATTGATCTGGAAACATTCTCAGCAGCAATGCACGCTTTTGTGTTTGATGTTTTAGGATTAGAAGACGAAAAGGTTGCTGACAATAGTAATGATAAACTAGAAGGAACTATAAATATGCTTATTGGCATGCGAAATCAAGCGAGAGCCGATAAGAATTTTGCTCTTTCTGACCAAATCAGAGATCAATTGATCGCTTTAGGAATCCAATTGAAAGATGGTAAAGAAGGCACTTCATTTAGCATATAA
- the yidD gene encoding membrane protein insertion efficiency factor YidD has protein sequence MFSKILTYPFLLLVRFYQVAISPFTPAACRFEPTCSSYMIEALQVHGLFYGGFLGIKRILGCHPWGKRGYDPVPKKQCSHKH, from the coding sequence ATGTTTTCAAAAATTCTCACATATCCATTTCTATTACTGGTTCGATTTTATCAGGTCGCCATATCGCCCTTTACTCCCGCAGCCTGTCGATTTGAACCAACATGTTCTTCTTATATGATAGAAGCTTTACAAGTACATGGCTTGTTTTACGGGGGCTTTCTAGGAATAAAAAGAATCCTTGGCTGCCATCCATGGGGAAAAAGAGGTTACGACCCGGTTCCTAAAAAACAATGTTCTCACAAACATTAA
- the lgt gene encoding prolipoprotein diacylglyceryl transferase yields the protein MTHALNIVWNPSEGIDLGFFMIRYYSLMFVIAFGLGWYIMKKIYEREGESIEKLDSLFIWTVLATLIGARLGHVFFYDWEYYRNHLLEIFLPIRENPNGVIFNLITGWEFTGFQGLASHGAAISIIIAMYYYSKKVLQRPLLWILDRVVVPVASGAIFVRLGNFFNSEIVGKETNSPFGIKFIHDHFSPRDAVNATQIQNPKEAYTAIATNPQFASLLEQVPAKHPAQLYEAFCYVFVFALLFFLYWKTDVRKKSGYLFGLFLVLLFSVRIVVESVKESQGGFESALGLLSTGQWLSIPFIIIGLYFIFTAEKPVEI from the coding sequence ATGACACATGCTTTAAATATAGTTTGGAATCCATCAGAGGGAATTGATTTAGGTTTTTTCATGATTCGATATTACAGCTTAATGTTTGTAATTGCCTTTGGATTAGGCTGGTATATTATGAAAAAAATATACGAGCGCGAGGGAGAATCAATCGAAAAACTAGACTCCTTATTCATCTGGACCGTTCTTGCCACTCTAATTGGCGCCCGCCTTGGACATGTATTTTTTTACGATTGGGAGTACTATAGAAATCATTTGCTGGAAATATTCTTACCTATCAGAGAAAATCCAAACGGAGTCATTTTCAACTTAATCACAGGATGGGAATTTACCGGATTTCAAGGACTAGCAAGTCATGGAGCAGCAATTTCTATCATAATTGCAATGTATTATTACAGCAAAAAAGTACTACAAAGACCCTTATTATGGATTTTAGACCGAGTAGTAGTACCTGTAGCTAGCGGAGCCATATTTGTAAGACTTGGTAATTTTTTCAATTCAGAAATAGTAGGAAAAGAAACTAATTCTCCTTTTGGAATTAAATTTATTCACGATCATTTTAGTCCAAGGGACGCCGTAAATGCAACGCAAATCCAAAACCCAAAAGAAGCTTATACTGCTATTGCCACTAACCCTCAGTTCGCTAGTTTACTGGAACAGGTACCAGCAAAACATCCGGCTCAATTGTACGAAGCATTTTGTTATGTTTTTGTTTTCGCACTATTGTTTTTCCTATATTGGAAAACAGATGTAAGAAAGAAATCAGGTTACTTATTTGGTCTTTTTCTAGTATTACTGTTTTCGGTACGTATTGTAGTAGAATCTGTGAAAGAAAGCCAAGGCGGATTTGAAAGCGCTTTAGGACTACTTTCTACCGGACAATGGCTAAGTATTCCTTTTATAATAATTGGCCTTTATTTTATCTTTACAGCTGAAAAACCAGTTGAGATTTAA